GCGCCAGACGTCGGCGCGAGACGAGAAGCGGGCGGCCCGAGGAATTGTCATGCGCAAGCAGGGTTTTACCCGCCATTTTCAGCAACTGGACAAGATCCGGGCGTGCCGTGTCGGGCAGGTAGAGGGCCGCGTAGGGGGCTTTGCCCGTCATCCACATGTTCCTTCTCAAGGGTCTTAGACGCCAGTTTTGCGCGCCAAATGAGGAAGAACTTTGTCTCAAACAGGTCCCGGGGAGGACGATTTGAGAAAAATCGGACCACCCCGGGTTGCGTAAATGTAAACTAGCCGACTTTCTGCGCAACCAAGGCAATGGCCTGCTGGTAGACGGTCGCGGCGTTCCATTCGTTCAGCACGCGGAAGTTCGCTGTGCCCTCGCCAAAGGGCTGACCGGGCTGCCAGCCTTTCTGGCGCAAGAAATTGGCGGTGGAGGCCAGCGCGTCGTACTGGTTGTAGAAATCGACCCGCCCGTCGCCATTTCCGTCGACCCCGTAGCGCAGCGCATTGCCCGGCAGGAACTGGGTATGGCCAAGCTCACCATGGGCGGCGCCCTGTTGGCTGGGCGAGAGCATCCCGCGGTCGACCATCTGCAGCGCCGCGATCGCGTGCGGGGTGAAGAAGGCCGAGCGGCGGCAGTCGTAGGCCACGGTGGTGATCGAGGAGACGACCGGCACGTTGCCCATGGTCCGGCCGAACCCGGTTTCCATGCCGTGGATCGCCAGCAGGATGCCGGCGGGCACGCCGTAGCGCTGCTCAAGGGCATTGTAGAACTGCCGGTTCTGGTCGCGGCGCTTGCGGACCTGCGCCGCGAAACCATCAACCGAGCCGAGGCGGATTCGGATGAACTCGTCGAGCGGGTATTTGACGCCCTTCTGGCTGCGGTCGACCTTGATCGTGTAGCTCGAGTAGGGGGCGCCCATCAGCGCCTGAATGCCGCGTTCGCCGACGCCCGCGCGCTGCGCCTCGGCGGCGAATTCGCGTTTCCACGCATCGAAGCCCGAGGCGGTGTTGCCGCAGCTCGCCGCGATGGCGGCTCCGGCCGAGAGGGACAGCGAGGCGGCTGCGAGGATATTCATAAAGGTGCGGCGCATTCTTGGGACTCCGAACAAACGCATGTGCCGCAGCAACCTAGTGCGTGGCCCCGGCTGCGGAAAGGGATGCAGCCCAGACTTGGGGTCACAAGGCGGGAGTTTGCCCAGCCGCCCCCGCGCGTCGGGTGCGTCAGAGCGATGCGATCTCCATCGCGCGGGTGATGATCATACCGGCGAGGCTCAGCAGCGTGACAAGGCTGAAGCTCAGCAAGACCAGCCGCTGGACGCGCCGCCTTCGGGCGCGGGCGTCGTCTTCGGGGTAGGCGGCGAACGGCGTTCCCGGCTCGGCGGCGAAGTTCCGCACCGCGTTTGGCCGCGAGGCTGTTTCGGAGCGCCCGGCGAAATCCTTGTTCATGCTGAAAAGTCCTCTGTGTCTCGCGAGGTAGAAATTCCCTCGTCGCCCACACTCCTAAGGCAATCTGGAGAATGCAGGGCAGAATTTCGGCATGAAAAAGGCGCCCCGTGGGGCGCCTTTCCGTGCGGTCCGTGAAAGTTGGATCAGCAGCTGTAGTACAGTGCGAATTCCACCGGGTGCGGCGTCATTTCATAGGCTTCGAGCTCTTCCATCTTCAGCGCGATGTAGCCTTCGACCTGGCTCTTGGTGAACACGTCGCCGGCCAGCAGGAAGTCCATGTCGGCTTCCAGCTCGGTGAGCGCTTCGCGCAGCGAGCCGCAGACGGTCGGGATCTCTGCGAGCTCTTCCGGCGGAAGGTCGTAGAGGTTCTTGTCCATGGCTTCGCCCGGATCGATCTTGTTCTTGATGCCGTCGAGGCCAGCCATCAGCAGAGCCGCGAAGCAAAGATAGGGGTTTGCCGAGGGGTCGGGGAAGCGAGCTTCCACACGCTTTGCCTTCGGCGATTCGGTCCACGGAATACGGACGCAGCCCGAGCGGTTGCGTGCGGAGTAGGCGCGCAGAACCGGCGCTTCGTAGCCCGGAACCAGACGCTTGTAGGAGTTGGTCGCCGGGTTGGTGAAGGCGTTGAGGGCCTTCGCGTGCTTCAGGATGCCGCCGATGAAGTACAGCGCTTCCTGCGACAGGTCAGCGTATTTGTCGCCTGCGAAGAGCGGCTTGCCGTCCTTCCAGATCGACATGTTCACGTGCATGCCCGAGCCGTTGTCGCCCTTGATCGGCTTCGGCATGAAGGTCGCCGAACGGCCGTAGGCCTGTGCCACGTTGTGGATGATGTACTTGTACTTCTGCAGCTCGTCGGCCTGCTTGGTCAGCGTGCCGAAGATCAGGCCCAGCTCGTGCTGCGAGGTCGCAACTTCGTGGTGGTGCTTGTCGACCTTCATGCCCAGACGCTTCATGGTCGAGAGCATCTCGGAACGGATGTCCTGGCCGTCGTCCATCGGGTTCACCGGGAAGTAGCCGCCCTTGTAGGTCGGACGGTGGCCCAGGTTGCCCATCTCGAAGTCGGCGTCGGTGTTCCAGGCAGCGTGGTCTGCGTCGACCTCGTAGGACACCTTGTTCGGGGCGACCGAGTACTTCACGTCGTCGAACAGGAAGAATTCAGCTTCCGGGCCGAAGTAGGCCGCATCGCCGATGCCCGAGGAGATCAGGTAGGCTTCTGCCTTGGCTGCGGTGCCGCGCGGGTCGCGGTCATAGGCTTCGCCGGTGTCGGGTTCGACGACCGAGCAGTGCAGGCAGAGCGTTTTCTCGGCGTAGAACGGGTCGATGTAGGCGCTTTCGGTGTCGGGCATGAGCTTCATGTCGGAAGCTTCAATCGACTTCCAGCCGGCGATGGACGAGCCGTCGAACATGAAGCCTTCGTCGAGGAAGTCTTCGTCGACGAGGTCGGCGATGACGGTCACGTGCTGGAGCTTGCCGCGCGGGTCGGTAAAGCGGATGTCGACGTAGGCTACGTCCTCATCCTTAATAAGCTTGAGAACTGCGTCCTTGCTCATTCCCTTCTTCCCTTTCTGTACTTGGGTCCGGTGTGTTCTGATGGTTTCAGCTCGCCGCGCGTCCGGTGGCGCGCGGGAGATGACGCAGGGCGGTTTCGACTCAGAGCGCGTCGGAGCCGGATTCGCCGGTGCGGATACGGATGGCCTGCTCGATGGGGCTGACGAAGATCTTGCCGTCACCGATCTTGTCGGTTTTCGCGGCAGAGATGATCGCCTCGATCGCGGCGTCGACCTGATCGTCGTCCAAGACGACTTCGATCTTCACCTTCGGAAGAAAATCAACCACATACTCCGCGCCCCGGTAGAGCTCGGTGTGGCCTTTCTGACGACCGAAACCTTTCACTTCGAGCACGGAGAGGCCTTGGATGCCTGCGTCCTGCAACGCTTCCTTAACCTCGTCGAGCTTGAACGGCTTGATGATCGCCTCGACCTTCTTCATGGCCCTGTCTCCTCGTTTTCCCGTGTCGGACCCTGCCAGACCACTTCTCATCGACCGCGACAATCGGATAGGGTTTCCGGGCAAGGAAATATGAGGCGATTTTTGGCATGTGGTTATTTTTTGCGCAAGTCGCTTGTGAAATGAGCAGAATTGAATCGCGCATGAGCGCCGCATGAGCGTCCTTTTGACGGCTGCACAAATGCGCAGCGCCGAGCGGACAGGAATGGCCCGCGGGGCTGGCAGTGGCGCCGATCTGATGGAGCGGGCGGGGCAGGGCGTGGTCGCGGCGCTGCTGGCAAGATGGCCCCAGCTTGCCATTGCTCCTGCACATGCGCTGGTGCTCTGCGGACCGGGCAACAACGGCGGCGACGGCTTCGTCATCGCGCGGCTTCTGGCCGGGCTCGGCTGGCAGGTGGAGGTCTTTCTGCTGGGCGATGCCGAGCGCCTGCCGCCGGATGCGCGGCTCAACCACGACCGCTGGTCGGCGCTCGGTCCGGTGGGCCGGCTGCCCTTCGACGCGCCGCCCGTGGCCGCCGGACCCAAGGGGGTTCTGATCGACGCGCTCTTCGGCACGGGGCTCACCCGCGGGCTCGGACCGGAGGTGGCGCAGGTATTCTCCTGTTTGGACGCGCCGGGATTCGCTGGCTGGCAGCGGGTGGCGGTGGATCTGCCCTCGGGGCTCTGCGCGGATTCCGGGCGGCGCATCGGCGGTGACGATGCCGCGGTCTTCGGCGCGGACCTCACGGTCAGTTTCCACGCCGCCAAGCTGGGGCATTACCTTGGGGAGGGGCCCGCGCTCTGCGGCGCGCTGGAGGTGGCAGAGATCGGCCTGCCGGACGGGCTGGTGGCAGATCCCGCGGCGCTGATCGAGGCGCCGACCTTCCCGCTCGCCAAGCGCGCAGGGCATAAGTACGGACATGGTCACGCGCTGGTGCTGGGGGGCGGCTTCGGGCGTACCGGCGCCGCGCGTCTGGCCGCGCGTGCGGCACTGCGGATCGGCGCGGGGCTGGTGACGCTCGCCGTGCCGGGCGCGGCGCAGATGGAGGTCGCGGCGCAGATCACCGCGCTGATGCTGCGCCGGGTGGAGGCGGGGGAAGACCTCAGCGCAGTCCTCGAGGACGGGCGTCTCAACGCGCTCTGCCTCGGGCCCGGCCTTGGGATCGAGCGCGCGCGCGACCTGGTGCCCGTCGCGCTTGCGGCAGGCCGGGCGACCGTGCTGGATGCGGACGCGCTGAGCGCCTATTCGGACGCCCCCGAAACGCTCTTTTCCCAGTTGCATCCGGCCGTCGTTCTCACCCCGCATGATGGCGAGTTTGCCAGGCTCTTCCCGGACCTTGCCGCGCGCCTGTCTGCGCCTGCGCAGCATGGGCCGGCCTTTTCGCGGGTCGATGCGGCGCGGGCGGCGGCAGAGCGGGCGGGCTGCACCCTGCTCTTGAAGGGCCCGGACACGGTGATCGCCGCTCCGGGAGGTCCGGCTTCGGTCCATGCCGCGGCCTATGGGCGGGCCGCCCCCTGGCTCGCCACCGCCGGGGCCGGCGATGTGCTGGCCGGGCTGACCTGCGGGCTCCTGGCGCGGGGCGCCGCGCCGCTGCAGGCCGCGCAGACCGCCGCCTTCGTGCATGTCGAAGCGGCGCGCCACTTCGGTCCCGGGCTGATCGCCGAGGATCTTGCCGAGGCGCTCCCGTCCGTCCTGCGCGATCTGGGGGCTGGGGGCGCTCCCCCGCCCTAGCGGGCCCCGCATAAAAATGACCGTAGGGGCGCCGCAAGCCTCGGGGCGATTTTTCCTCTCGCGTCGCCCGAGGCACTTTGTTAGATATCCAGCCGATCCGGGTGCCGCGCGCACCTGCGTGCGGGTGTGGCGAAATTGGTAGACGCACCAGATTTAGGTTCTGGCGCCGCAAGGCGTGGGGGTTCAAGTCCCTTCACCCGCACCATTTTTCTCGACCTTCAGGCATGAGCGGCCAGCGTGACGGCTCTGTGGATCATCTCCGCAGGTGTCGGGTGGCGCGTTAAGAAAATATTCTTCTTCCTTCTGCCAAAGATGGATCCGGCGGTGTTCGATATCGGCGGCAGGTGCATTTGCGCCGTCCGGCGGGCGCAGGGATCCGGGGCTTGTGGCAGTCCACGCCGCGCTTTGGTGCCCACCGCCCGGCGATCGAATGGCGAAAGAGGTTTATGTGTTACGACAGAGGATCCCAACGATCGCCGACCGCGCTGCGGGCCGCGACAACAACTTCAATCTCCTGAGGATGTTGGCCGCGATCGGGGTGCTCATTTCGCATGCCTATCCGATCAGCCTCGGCCCCGGCGCCGAAGAGCCCCTGGCGCTCGCGCTGAGAGGGTGGTCCTTGGGCAGCCTCTGCGTGATGATCTTCTTTGCGATCTCAGGGTTCTTTATCGCGCGCAGTTTTGCCACGAAGGCGTCGGTCAGCGATTTCCTGCGGGCCCGGGCGCTGCGGCTCTTTCCGGCGCTGATTGTGGTGCTGGCCCTGACGGTTCTTGCTTGCGCAGGGCTGAGCCAGGTTCCGGTCGACGTCTACCTGGCTGCCACGCCGGGCTATGTCCTGCGCAACTTGACGCTGGTCTTCCCTCACTATGACTTGCCGGGCGTCTTCGTGGCCAATCCCTACGGGCCGGCAATCAACGGCTCGCTCTGGACGCTCAACTACGAAGTCCTGTGCTACCTCGGAGTCGTCTTCTGTGGCCTTCTGGGGCTGCTCGTGCGCCCGGGTCTGTTCGGCCTCGCATGCGTCAGCCTCAGCGTGGCCTGGGCCGTGACCGAGGCGAGTGACCTGCATCCACGTCTGGCGGCGCTGGCGAAACTGGCGCTGCCCTTCGCCGCCGGAATGTCGCTATGGGTCTATCGCGAGAAAATTCCGCTTTCGCCGTGGCACGCAGCATTCGGCGGCGTGATCGCCGCGGCGTCCTGGTCGACGCCGCTGTTCCACCCGCTTCTCATCTTGGCGGTGAGCTATGCGATCTTCGTCCTTGGCTACGCGCGGCTGCCATGCCTTCAGATCTACAACCGCCTTGGGGACTATTCCTATGGAACCTATCTCTACGCCTTCCCGGTGCAGCAGTTCCTGGCCTGGGCGGGCCTAACGTGGCCGCTCTGGAACATGGCCTGTGCGCTGCCCATTACGCTCGTCCTTGCGGCGTTGTCTTGGCACCTGATCGAGGCGCCGGCGTTGCGGTGGAAAGGAGGCGCGTCGCGGCGGCTGGCCGCAGCGGGCTGAGGGCCGGGTTTGCCGCGGAGAATCTGTGATCTTGGATCCGGCCAGCGGGGAGACTCCCTTCCGGATCAGAATCGGTGTGTTCGGAGTCAGCGCAGGTCTTGCCTGCTTTGCGAGCGCAGAGCAGGTGGCGGCCTATGCAGAGGCCAAAGCGCCGCCACATCATCTAGTCCTTCGACTTTCCCACGATTGATTCTCGTAGAAATCTCGGCAACCGAGAGGTGAGAACGCTGGACGGAATCACCTACATGACCCAACGTCACATTTGGTCCGTGAGTGGGCTGACATGCCTGACGATCCTGCGGTGCAAAGAGCCGGAATTTCCCGGTGCCGAAGGGGAGGGCGTTACATATACAAAAGTCCTTTTTTAATACCAGTTGCCCCGGGTTTGGAAAATCTTTCCATTTTCCGGGGCTTTTGGTTGGGTCGCTTCCAAGACGAGCTTCAGCTCGGCGGGCCGCCCATCATTCCGCGCTTGGTGACGCTGCGCGGTTCCCGCGAGTTCACCGCAAAGGCCCAGAGTGGTCGCCCGACCCGGCGAAAGATTCAGACCAAGGGGATTTGCTTCATGGGTTTGCCACCATCGGCATGGAAGGCGTCAGGCACAGGCTTTCCTTGGAGTGTGACCTCCGCGACGCTGGCTGCGCTTGCCTTGCTGCCTCGGGAAAAAGACCGGGTGGCGACGTCATCTGGCGGGGGAGGATACCGATAGCTGGCTGGCGTTCGGGCTAGCTCGCTGTCTTGGAGGATGAATAGCCTCCCCTCGGGCGCGGAGCAAGAGGCAAAGCGGAAAAATATCAGGAAATCATATAGTTGATAGTTTTCATCGGGTTCGTTCGGTTGGGGCGCTCCCGGCAATCTCGGGTCTTGGCCCTCCGCGAAGCGCGACCGGATCTGGCGGCTTGTCAAGGACGTGCGCGTCCACGCGCCGCTTGGATCTCGACCGGCCGTCACGCGCAAACGTGGTGCACGGCTGCGCTTTCCGCGACGCCTTCTGCCGCGCCCCCGGCAAAGCTTGCGACGGTCACTGGCGGCTTCGCGTCCGGGAAGTGGTAGACTGCGTTGACGCAGAAGGGACCGCTGCCGGAATGGCCGAGCGCCCGCCCGACAGCGCCGGTCCTTCCGGTCATCAGCCCGAGCGAATATCCGCAATCGGTCCAGGGACGCCCGTCGAGCGCGCCGCCGAGGCGGTGGCGCCGCAGCATCTGTGCCAGCGTGGCAGGCGCAAGCAGGGCGCCGGAGAAGAGCGCCTGCAACAGGCGTGCGGCATCCGCCGCCGTACCGATGAGGCAGCCGTGGTAGACCCAGCCCGG
The sequence above is a segment of the Alloyangia pacifica genome. Coding sequences within it:
- a CDS encoding NAD(P)H-hydrate dehydratase, with translation MSVLLTAAQMRSAERTGMARGAGSGADLMERAGQGVVAALLARWPQLAIAPAHALVLCGPGNNGGDGFVIARLLAGLGWQVEVFLLGDAERLPPDARLNHDRWSALGPVGRLPFDAPPVAAGPKGVLIDALFGTGLTRGLGPEVAQVFSCLDAPGFAGWQRVAVDLPSGLCADSGRRIGGDDAAVFGADLTVSFHAAKLGHYLGEGPALCGALEVAEIGLPDGLVADPAALIEAPTFPLAKRAGHKYGHGHALVLGGGFGRTGAARLAARAALRIGAGLVTLAVPGAAQMEVAAQITALMLRRVEAGEDLSAVLEDGRLNALCLGPGLGIERARDLVPVALAAGRATVLDADALSAYSDAPETLFSQLHPAVVLTPHDGEFARLFPDLAARLSAPAQHGPAFSRVDAARAAAERAGCTLLLKGPDTVIAAPGGPASVHAAAYGRAAPWLATAGAGDVLAGLTCGLLARGAAPLQAAQTAAFVHVEAARHFGPGLIAEDLAEALPSVLRDLGAGGAPPP
- the glnA gene encoding type I glutamate--ammonia ligase, whose product is MSKDAVLKLIKDEDVAYVDIRFTDPRGKLQHVTVIADLVDEDFLDEGFMFDGSSIAGWKSIEASDMKLMPDTESAYIDPFYAEKTLCLHCSVVEPDTGEAYDRDPRGTAAKAEAYLISSGIGDAAYFGPEAEFFLFDDVKYSVAPNKVSYEVDADHAAWNTDADFEMGNLGHRPTYKGGYFPVNPMDDGQDIRSEMLSTMKRLGMKVDKHHHEVATSQHELGLIFGTLTKQADELQKYKYIIHNVAQAYGRSATFMPKPIKGDNGSGMHVNMSIWKDGKPLFAGDKYADLSQEALYFIGGILKHAKALNAFTNPATNSYKRLVPGYEAPVLRAYSARNRSGCVRIPWTESPKAKRVEARFPDPSANPYLCFAALLMAGLDGIKNKIDPGEAMDKNLYDLPPEELAEIPTVCGSLREALTELEADMDFLLAGDVFTKSQVEGYIALKMEELEAYEMTPHPVEFALYYSC
- a CDS encoding lytic murein transglycosylase → MRRTFMNILAAASLSLSAGAAIAASCGNTASGFDAWKREFAAEAQRAGVGERGIQALMGAPYSSYTIKVDRSQKGVKYPLDEFIRIRLGSVDGFAAQVRKRRDQNRQFYNALEQRYGVPAGILLAIHGMETGFGRTMGNVPVVSSITTVAYDCRRSAFFTPHAIAALQMVDRGMLSPSQQGAAHGELGHTQFLPGNALRYGVDGNGDGRVDFYNQYDALASTANFLRQKGWQPGQPFGEGTANFRVLNEWNAATVYQQAIALVAQKVG
- a CDS encoding acyltransferase family protein, translated to MAKEVYVLRQRIPTIADRAAGRDNNFNLLRMLAAIGVLISHAYPISLGPGAEEPLALALRGWSLGSLCVMIFFAISGFFIARSFATKASVSDFLRARALRLFPALIVVLALTVLACAGLSQVPVDVYLAATPGYVLRNLTLVFPHYDLPGVFVANPYGPAINGSLWTLNYEVLCYLGVVFCGLLGLLVRPGLFGLACVSLSVAWAVTEASDLHPRLAALAKLALPFAAGMSLWVYREKIPLSPWHAAFGGVIAAASWSTPLFHPLLILAVSYAIFVLGYARLPCLQIYNRLGDYSYGTYLYAFPVQQFLAWAGLTWPLWNMACALPITLVLAALSWHLIEAPALRWKGGASRRLAAAG
- a CDS encoding P-II family nitrogen regulator, producing MKKVEAIIKPFKLDEVKEALQDAGIQGLSVLEVKGFGRQKGHTELYRGAEYVVDFLPKVKIEVVLDDDQVDAAIEAIISAAKTDKIGDGKIFVSPIEQAIRIRTGESGSDAL